The genomic DNA ATTCACTTCCAATTCCATCATTGCTACTTGGAATTTTAAAACTTGTACATATTATTctactttttttttctattttttgaaTTAAATTCTATGGTTAATATCTAACCAAAATTTGCTACTAACTGTATTATTCAATTTCTTGCTTTCCAAACTAAAATAGTATAAACCGACCAAACTATTCGGCTACATCTTTATCTTTAGCTTGCtacttaaaatattgttttttatatatatttaaattttaattaaagttgcagattaaatatatttttccctAAAATAACAACTTcaaatatttaattgatatttttataaatCTGTGGATACTGGTCCGTAAAATAAATTTGTAGAATTAAAGGAAACCATGGTACAACGTAATCATACTGTAAATGCAATTAGGCCACGTGCCAAGTGGTAAGCACAACTTACTAATTAAATGGCAATCGCAGCCTAATTGCAGTATATTTATTCCTTCATTAATTAACTTTATAAGTTTATGATGATAATGAGGATGCATGGCTTACCATGTAGTTTGAAGTGTATGACAGCTGAGAGTTATAAAACTGGTGGGTGGTTGGGCCCTGCTGGCTTGACACCGACACCGACGAGCTATTTTCAGGCGTGGATGGCTCCGACCCATCGAGCTGGCACTCTAGGTTCACCCCAAACAGGCGCACCAGCCTTCTTGGGTTCCCGGCTGCTATACCTTCATTTTCAACAATACTTCCTAGAAgtgcaaaaatatataaaaatgctATTCACACAATTATTTCCTTCTAATTTTGTTGCTAAATTTAAGATTTTCtcaatatatgtgtgtgtgtgtgtgtgtgtgtaccTGCATGAAGGCAGCCAGGGCGGTATGGCAGATTAGCAGCATGACCTTGAATGTGCCCAAGATAAGGATGCCCATGATAAAGTCCCCTAGTATCGCCACCGCCTCCACAGGATGTATTATTTCCCATAAGGGTGTTGCCGGCATCAGCCGGTGCTGACGGTGCACCGCGCCTCCTGCACCCTATAAAGAACCTATCACCATCTGAACGGTGTCGCAGGAATAAAATAATGTCGCCAGCATCAAGTTGCTTCTCTTTGACGTATTTGCTCCACCCTTTTGTCAACACGTAGCTTTGGCTGCTGTTCCAATACGAGTAACGGAAACGCCAAAACTTGCCGGACTCGTCTTCGAAACTGAGCAACAAGCCTTTGTCGACGGAGTCAGCGGCGAGCGGGAAATATTTCTCGGCGTGTTGTTTGGGAATAACAAGCCTGTTGAGCTTGCCAACATCACTGGGGGTTAAGGGTTTTTC from Gossypium arboreum isolate Shixiya-1 chromosome 9, ASM2569848v2, whole genome shotgun sequence includes the following:
- the LOC108456014 gene encoding B3 domain-containing protein At2g36080-like, which encodes MFFSSNHPSLSFNFNQHEDHSESEINPNQSHPDHGMEPMFEKPLTPSDVGKLNRLVIPKQHAEKYFPLAADSVDKGLLLSFEDESGKFWRFRYSYWNSSQSYVLTKGWSKYVKEKQLDAGDIILFLRHRSDGDRFFIGCRRRGAPSAPADAGNTLMGNNTSCGGGGDTRGLYHGHPYLGHIQGHAANLPYRPGCLHAGTHTHTHTHILRKS